One genomic region from Prunus persica cultivar Lovell chromosome G3, Prunus_persica_NCBIv2, whole genome shotgun sequence encodes:
- the LOC109948091 gene encoding uncharacterized protein LOC109948091, producing the protein MIIDTPEVQDIDSFSRLEFSKEVYGIIWVLIPILILELGITIGVLVIVWLEREISARVQQRIGPEYAGPLGILQALADRAKLVFKENLLPSRGDTRLFSIGPSIAVISILVSYSVAPFGYHLVLADLNIGLS; encoded by the coding sequence ATGATAATTGATACACCAGAAGTACAAGATATTGATTCTTTTTCTAGATTAGAGTTTTCAAAAGAGGTTTATGGAATTATATGGGTGCTTATTCCTATTTTGATTCTTGAATTGGGAATCACAATAGGCGTACTGGTAATTGTATGGTTAGAAAGAGAAATATCTGCAAGGGTACAACAACGTATTGGACCTGAATATGCCGGCCCTTTGGGAATTCTTCAAGCTCTAGCAGATAGGGCAAAACTAGTTTTCAAAGAAAATCTTCTTCCATCTAGGGGGGACACCCGTTTATTCAGTATCGGGCCATCCATAGCAGTCATATCAATTTTAGTAAGCTATTCAGTAGCTCCTTTTGGCTATCACCTTGTTTTAGCGGATCTCAATATTGGCCTAAGTTAA